The window ATTATGAGTAAGTCTGTAGATAAACCATACCCCACAGCAGCGTGGTGCAGATCTATATCAAGAATAATAAGTAAAAGCCCTTTTAGGTTTTGCAGTTGCCACATGAGCAGCAACCAGGCAATGGTGAACCAGTTTAGTACAGAACTTGGCAAGCTGAACGACAACTACTGGTTTAACCTCAAAACCCGTTGTTTGTACCTGTTTACCCTTACCGGTAACTTCTGGAACCTAATGGTTCGGTAATTTTGCCTGAGCGTGAATTTTATTGACCAAAAGCCCTGCACTCCGCAGGGCTTTTTTATTTAAAGGGTCCTCTGACTGCATTTGTTTACAATATACATTGCAGCAATACACTGACTGTGGTGGAGATGGCCCTTAAAGTAAAGTATAAATTAAACATTCTGCCGGCAATATCACCAGTGTAACAATTGCATGATAAATGTGCAAAATCAGCAATTGAAAGATTAGTACTTTCGAAGAGGAATGGTAAAATACTCTAGCTTCAAACGAATGAACTCCTTTAAAAAGCTACTTGATCTGATCCGTAAGAAATCTATTATTTTCTCTGCCGTGCTTATGCTGGTACTGGTGGTTACAAATGGGGGTTTCCTGGTGTACAACAACAGAGTGTTGGAACGCACTACTGCTGTTCAGGAACAAACAAAAGAGATAAAAGAATTACAGTTGTTGCTCTGGAATGATGTTGTCAGGAATATAGATGTGGGAGTGAGGGGGTATGCCATCTTACAGGATGAAGGCTTGTTAAACCCCTATGAAAACGGTTTACGCCTATACGAGGATTATCACAAGCGGGTGTATGCCAGGTTACAGGAACAGGGTTATCCAAATGCAGAGGGTTTCTTAATCGTTAAACAAGGTTTTGATGATTATCTTGCTGTTGTAGCCAATATGCTGGAGCTGGCGAAAACGGGTAACATGGATGAGTTCAGGCAGGAGCTGAAGCTGGATAGGGGCCTGTCTCTCTGGAAGATCTATGAAAAATTTTCTACTGAAGTAAATGCCTACCAGGATAATCTTTATAATGAAGCTACTGAAGAGTACCAGCTGGCCAATACTCTCACCTCCTATATTCAGCTACTGTTGCTGATTATTGGCGTGCCCACACTGATCTTTATGATTGTACGCATTACGCATGACAGCCGGGCCAGAAAAGCACTTTTTGTGGAGCTGGAGAAAAATAACAGGGAATATATATTCAATCCCGGAACACCTTTAGAAGTGAATGACGAAAGGGAGGTGATCAATAACTCTATCCTGAATTTTAAGAAAGCTTCTACCTTTATCAGTGAGATTTCAGCAGGTAATCTAAAGGTAGACTGGGAAGAGCTGAATGATCATAACCAGGCGCTGAACCAGCAAAACCTTACCGGTGAGCTGATCAACATGCGAGAAAAAATGAAGCAGCTGAAGGAAGAAGATGGCAGGCGCATGTGGACGACCGAAGGGCAGGCCAGGTTCTCTGAGATCATCCGTACTCATCAGCATGACTTGCAGACCCTCTGTTATCATTCTCTTGCCTTCATTGTAAAATACCTGAGAGCTCAGCAGGGAGGTATCTTTGTGCTAAGAGAAGAAGAGGGTGGCGAAAAGTACCTGGAACTGACAGGTTGCTATGCATTTGACCGAAAAAAGTGGGTTGACAAGCGCATTGAAGCAGGGCAGGGCCTGGTGGGACAGATATACCTGGAACGGGAGCCTGTGATGCTCACAGAAATACCACAGGCCTATACCCATATCACCTCTGGCCTGGGAGATGCCACACCAAACTGCCTGCTGGTGGTGCCCATGAAGTACAATGAGAAAGTGGAGGCAGTAATAGAAGTAGCAGGATTTGATGTATATGAGCCGTATCAGCTGGAGTGGCTTGTAAAGGTGGGTGAAATTATGGCTTCCACCCTGATCTCCATCAAAACCACAGAAACCACCAGGGCGCTGCTGGAGCAATTCAAATATCAGACAGAGCAGCTAACTTCTCAGGAAGAAGAACTCCGCCAGAACATGGAAGAGCTGGAAGCTACCCAGGAGGAAATGCGCCGCAAAGAGCAGGAGCTGGAGCGCAGGCAGGCAGAGATGCAGCAAATGCTGGACAGCAGAACCTAAATGTAACGTATAGAGCTGCGGCTGTAGCCCAATGAACATATAGAAATGGAAAGCCCTCTGAATACATCAGAGGGCTTTCCATTTTCAGAAGATTAAATGATCATTAGTTTTGATTTTGCAGCTCTTTGTAACGTACCAGGGCTTCTACATAGTAATGATCGCCGTAGGTGAGAGGTACGTCAACCTCGGAGTTCTGAGGCAGGTGACCAACGCCGTGCTGCAGGATAAAGCCCCCATTTTCACCAGGCTCTGCTTTGTAAGGTGCTTCGGAGAGGCTCTTCAGCATGGTTTCTGCTGCATTAAAATACTTTTCTGCTTCCTGGCCGCTTACAAAAGTGCTTAACTCCAGCAGGGCCGATGCATTGATGGCGCCGGCAGAGGCATCGCGCAGGGCGTTAGGGATGTTGGGCGCATTAAAATCCCAGTAAGGAATTTTATCTTCGGGCAAGTTAGGGTGATTCAGGGTATACTCTGCGATTTTCTTTGCCTGCTCCAGGTATCTTCTTTCGCCTGTTTCGCGGTAGGTCATGGTGTAGCCGTAGAGTCCCCAGGCCTGACCTCTTGCCCATGCAGAATCATCGGCGTTGCCCTGCTCGGTTCTTTTCAGCTGCACATCGCCGGTTTCCGCATTGTAGTTTACCACATGGTAGGAGCTATAGTCCGGCCGGAAGTGGTGCTGCATGGTGGTGTTGGCATGGTCTGTGGCAATCTTGTGGTAGGTAGAGTCGCCAGTTTCGCGGGTAGCCCAGAAGAGCAGGTCCAGGTTCATCATATTGTCGATGATCACCAGGAAATCCTGCGGATTATCGGAGTCCCAGGATTTGATAGCCTTTACATCGGGATCGTAGCGGGAGGCGAGGGATTTGGCACTGTTAAGAAGTATTTCTCTGTATTCAGGGCTGGGCTGAATACGGTTGGCATGGCCAAAACTGCCGAACATCATAAAGCCCAGGTCATGTGTGGTGGTATTGTACTGCTCCTTTTCCAGCAGTTTCAAGATACGCTTGGCTTCGTTGAGCAGGGCTTCGTCACCAGTTTCCTCGTAGAGGTACATCAGTGTTCCGGGGTAAAAACCGCTGGTCCACCATTCGGAGCCGCTGGTCTGATACTTATTGGTGCTGGCGTAATACGTTCTTGGGAACTCACCCTCCGGCAGATTTTTCATTAAAACCTTGTACTGTTCCGCAGCCGCCCGGATGTTTTCATCTACAAAAGCAGTGGGGTTTTCATTTGCTGTACTTTCTGTACTGGCTTCTGTTTGCTGAGTGTTGCTGCAGCCCATCTGCAGGCACAGCGCTGCCAGTGCCAGTGCAGAAGAGGGTAGGTACTTCCTGATCATAGTTAGTAAAATAACGGGCAATGCCCAGGGTGATTTTGGTTTATTCTGACCAACAATCTAATGAAAACTTGAAAGCAAAGGAATAAAATCCATAAATTATGTAAGCCTGTGGTTGGCTGTGGATTACTAACAATCCTCAGTGTGAGTCCATCGGAAAATGCTCTGCTATTTTATTCAGGCTTGATGAATCCTAATCCTACAGCTAAGAATGCCAGCCTTAAACAACATACAAAGCCGGCTGAACCTATTGGATTTCAGCAACCAATGAGTAAGTTAGAGTTCAAACCGTAGCAGAGATATAAACGAACTAGGTGCGTTTGAATGGTTGTTATGCTTAAGGCATATGCCGCCCCTGCATAGCTCTGGAAGTTTGTCCCTTAGCTCAACTACAACTATCTTGACAGTGTTGTGCAACAGCCTCAACTCAATATAACAAGGGTTGTAACGGCTCTTTGTCATAATACTGCTAAATTGATTTTTGCGTCCTTCAGTAAGTAGTAGTGAGCAGCCCCTGCTATATTTGATGTATGTTACCACTCATTGAAAAGAACAGAAACTGCCCAGCGTAAAAGTTTTTATCCTTAAATGAAGGATGAACAATGACTGAAGTTTCTTATAGGTACCTAAATCCATTAACCGATTTCCGTTTTAAGAAGCTATTGCGTGAAGCGCCAAATAGGATCTACTACATGATTTATTGGTACACTTCGGTTTGTACCATGAACACTTCTGAATGCCTATAACGGAGATATAAGTGATAATACAGGGGGTGAATTTACATGCTATTCTTAACTATCTTTATTTGACAGTTGTAGTTATTAATGTCTTTAAAATTAGACTATAGGATGTCGAGGTAAATATTTATAGTGTTATGAATGGAAGCAAAGTAGTACCCAGATGGATACCGTGGCTTTTTCTCCTATTGATGGTTTATAATGTAGGCTGCAGGCGAGCTGAGGTGGGGAAAGATACCGATGCAGTGAAGATTATTTTTGATACGGATATGGGTTCCGATTGTGATGATGTAGGGGCCCTTTCTCTGCTTCATTCTTATGCTGATAGGGGAATGGCTGAAATTCTGGGTTGTGTTTACAGTTCCGGAAAAGTGCCTTATGGCGCAGGAATAGTGGAGGCAATTAATATTTACCACGGCAGACCTGATATTCCTGTTGGTGCTGTTCATGATACTATAGTCGGTGATCCTGTTGATAAGATGTCTGCCGAAAAACTGGCAAAAGACACTGCGGCTTTCCAAAACAGGATTGTCCATAACCTGGATGCGGTGGAGCAGACCAAGCTCAACAGGCAGTTGTTATTCGGCCAGGAGGATAAAAGTGTGGTGTATGTAACAGTTGGTCACCCCAAGGGGCTTTATGATTTGCTGGTTTCTGGTCCTGATGATATTTCTAACCTGAATGGATATGAGTTAATTGAGAAAAAGGTGAAGAGATGGGTAGCCTTAGGTGCATTGGGGGCCAATAATAATCAGCAGCAATACAGAAAGGACTGGAATTTTTTCTTTAATAAGACGGCACCATTTACAAAGTACCTGGTGGATAATTTCCCGGGTGAAATTCATTTCGTAGATGCTGGAAACGATGTAATGACGGGAAAATCATTGATAAATACACATGCAGGTAATATTGTAAGGACGGCTTACCGCGACTGGCTATGGAATGTAGAAAAGAAGTCGCTGGAAGATCAGCGGCCAAGCTGGGACCTGGCTACTGTCTATTATGCAGTGGAATGGGAGGGGGCGTTTTTGAGAAATGTTGGTAATGGGTGGCTGGAATTTAATATTGAGAATGGTTGCAGGTGGCATAGGGAATCGGGTAAATCGAATCAGTTTTTCGTAGTTCAGCGTGAAGGTATCAACAATTTGTTTGCACATTATCTGAATGGG of the Flammeovirgaceae bacterium 311 genome contains:
- a CDS encoding gaf domain protein (COG5278 Predicted periplasmic ligand-binding sensor domain); its protein translation is MNSFKKLLDLIRKKSIIFSAVLMLVLVVTNGGFLVYNNRVLERTTAVQEQTKEIKELQLLLWNDVVRNIDVGVRGYAILQDEGLLNPYENGLRLYEDYHKRVYARLQEQGYPNAEGFLIVKQGFDDYLAVVANMLELAKTGNMDEFRQELKLDRGLSLWKIYEKFSTEVNAYQDNLYNEATEEYQLANTLTSYIQLLLLIIGVPTLIFMIVRITHDSRARKALFVELEKNNREYIFNPGTPLEVNDEREVINNSILNFKKASTFISEISAGNLKVDWEELNDHNQALNQQNLTGELINMREKMKQLKEEDGRRMWTTEGQARFSEIIRTHQHDLQTLCYHSLAFIVKYLRAQQGGIFVLREEEGGEKYLELTGCYAFDRKKWVDKRIEAGQGLVGQIYLEREPVMLTEIPQAYTHITSGLGDATPNCLLVVPMKYNEKVEAVIEVAGFDVYEPYQLEWLVKVGEIMASTLISIKTTETTRALLEQFKYQTEQLTSQEEELRQNMEELEATQEEMRRKEQELERRQAEMQQMLDSRT
- a CDS encoding glycoside hydrolase family protein, producing the protein MIRKYLPSSALALAALCLQMGCSNTQQTEASTESTANENPTAFVDENIRAAAEQYKVLMKNLPEGEFPRTYYASTNKYQTSGSEWWTSGFYPGTLMYLYEETGDEALLNEAKRILKLLEKEQYNTTTHDLGFMMFGSFGHANRIQPSPEYREILLNSAKSLASRYDPDVKAIKSWDSDNPQDFLVIIDNMMNLDLLFWATRETGDSTYHKIATDHANTTMQHHFRPDYSSYHVVNYNAETGDVQLKRTEQGNADDSAWARGQAWGLYGYTMTYRETGERRYLEQAKKIAEYTLNHPNLPEDKIPYWDFNAPNIPNALRDASAGAINASALLELSTFVSGQEAEKYFNAAETMLKSLSEAPYKAEPGENGGFILQHGVGHLPQNSEVDVPLTYGDHYYVEALVRYKELQNQN
- a CDS encoding inosine/uridine-preferring nucleoside hydrolase; this translates as MVYNVGCRRAEVGKDTDAVKIIFDTDMGSDCDDVGALSLLHSYADRGMAEILGCVYSSGKVPYGAGIVEAINIYHGRPDIPVGAVHDTIVGDPVDKMSAEKLAKDTAAFQNRIVHNLDAVEQTKLNRQLLFGQEDKSVVYVTVGHPKGLYDLLVSGPDDISNLNGYELIEKKVKRWVALGALGANNNQQQYRKDWNFFFNKTAPFTKYLVDNFPGEIHFVDAGNDVMTGKSLINTHAGNIVRTAYRDWLWNVEKKSLEDQRPSWDLATVYYAVEWEGAFLRNVGNGWLEFNIENGCRWHRESGKSNQFFVVQREGINNLFAHYLNGKIGIR